The sequence CTTGACGTGCTCTCACACTCCGTCCTTTCCACATACAGGACAAGGCGATCAAGGTGGCCGATCAGGTCCAATCGCACAAGAGCAAAGATAAACGGCGATACCCCACTGTTGCAGCCCGAAACCGAGTATGAAATAACGGGTACTCTTGCCGCGACAGCCGCCCAACATTGTACGGAACACCTGCACGGATGATTGTTGTTCGCAACCTTTGTCATACCTATCCAGGATCACGACGCCAGCCGCAGCGGATGGCTCTGAACAACTTGGACCTGACCGTTGAAACGGGTACGCTATGTATCATGTCCGGCCCGAACGGCAGTGGCAAATCAAGTCTTTTTCGCATGCTGTGCGGGCTGTCGCAGCCTTCTTCGGGGTCAATCCATATTGATGGATCCGACGTACTGGTCAATCCCGAGGCTGCCAGGCGTATAACGGGGGTGGTTTTCCAGAGCCCCGCACTGGATAAACAATTGTCCGTTGCCGAGAATCTTCGCCTGCATGCGCGTCTGCATGGCTTGGGGGCAAAGGAGTATAGGACACGCTGTACTCAGGCCTTGGCATGGACAGACCTCGGCGATCGACTGGATGAGCGGGTGGAGACTCTTTCCGGTGGACTGGCCCGACAGGTCGAACTTGCAAAGTGCTTGTTGACACGCCCTCGCATTCTTTTGCTAGATGAACCAACAACAGGGCTTGATCCAGCCAGCCGGCGCTCTTTCCTAAACACACTCAAACGCGTGCAGCAGGATGAAAACATAACGAT comes from Haematospirillum jordaniae and encodes:
- a CDS encoding ABC transporter ATP-binding protein, with amino-acid sequence MIVVRNLCHTYPGSRRQPQRMALNNLDLTVETGTLCIMSGPNGSGKSSLFRMLCGLSQPSSGSIHIDGSDVLVNPEAARRITGVVFQSPALDKQLSVAENLRLHARLHGLGAKEYRTRCTQALAWTDLGDRLDERVETLSGGLARQVELAKCLLTRPRILLLDEPTTGLDPASRRSFLNTLKRVQQDENITILMTSHVFSDADYADTVAIMHNGRLLAHDSPDMLKSRVGATMVVMTPRDPQAFATILSSEFGQTSWRYGDELRIDNTNADKAASLISGLLEHHSAEILSIGVRQPDLEDVFVHVTGKKVVEHTSSPALEKVP